Proteins encoded in a region of the Prunus persica cultivar Lovell chromosome G4, Prunus_persica_NCBIv2, whole genome shotgun sequence genome:
- the LOC18779840 gene encoding LOW QUALITY PROTEIN: VQ motif-containing protein 4 (The sequence of the model RefSeq protein was modified relative to this genomic sequence to represent the inferred CDS: inserted 1 base in 1 codon), with translation METSPRRQQENPNPSLLPSPNSNSSNSSTSSTHSTHGTSAPPTTXTPQPPKPITRSESANPYPTTFVQADTNSFKQVVQMLTGSSETAKQASSKPANTCPDPHNKTHIPPIKSTPKKQQSGFKLYERRNSLKNLRINPLIPVFSSNASGFSPRNPEILSPSILDFPALVLSPVTPLIPDPFDRSGSANYWSNPNGCAHLNKEAEEKAIKEKGFYLHPSPSTTPRESEPRLLPLFPTTSPRASGSSSS, from the exons ATGGAAACCTCGCCAAGACGCCAACAAGAGAACCCAAACCCTTCTCTGCTTCCTTCTCCAAACAGCAACAGCTCCAACAGCAGCACAAGTAGCACCCACAGCACACATGGGACTTCAGCTCCACCAACAA CAACTCCCCAACCCCCAAAACCCATCACCAGATCCGAATCCGCCAACCCGTACCCGACCACCTTCGTCCAAGCCGACACCAACTCCTTCAAACAAGTCGTCCAAATGCTAACCGGATCCTCCGAAACCGCCAAGCAGGCCTCTTCAAAACCCGCCAACACCTGCCCAGACCCGCATAACAAAACCCACATACCACCCATCAAATCTACGCCCAAAAAGCAACAATCCGGGTTCAAGCTCTACGAGCGCCGAAACTCACTCAAGAACCTCAGAATTAACCCCCTAATCCCCGTCTTCAGTTCCAACGCCTCCGGCTTCTCTCCCCGAAACCCTGAGATTTTATCTCCGAGCATTCTCGATTTCCCGGCTTTAGTTCTCAGCCCGGTCACGCCGCTCATACCCGACCCGTTTGACAGGTCCGGGTCGGCCAATTACTGGTCGAATCCCAATGGGTGTGCCCATTTAAACAAGGAGGCTGAAGAGAAAGCCATTAAAGAAAAGGGTTTTTACTTGCACCCGTCACCGAGCACGACCCCGAGGGAATCGGAGCCCCGACTGTTGCCTTTGTTCCCTACGACGTCGCCTAGAGCTTCaggttcatcttcttcttga
- the LOC18780690 gene encoding protein RALF-like 19 has protein sequence MGYKVCLIVLMVVLAMVAQSSAKGHEASWGLSFTAHDDESLIDRANSKVGDMIGEENEMMMDSESSRRTLRGAQGRYIAYGALRRNAVPCGRRGQSYYNCQNRQRANPYQRGCTIITRCARR, from the coding sequence ATGGGATACAAAGTGTGCTTGATTGTGCTCATGGTGGTCTTGGCCATGGTGGCCCAGTCATCAGCTAAAGGGCATGAGGCCAGCTGGGGCCTCAGCTTCACCGCCCACGACGACGAGTCGCTGATCGACAGAGCCAACAGCAAAGTTGGCGACATGATCGGAGAAGAAAACGAAATGATGATGGACTCAGAGAGCAGCCGTCGAACACTTAGAGGGGCTCAAGGAAGGTACATTGCTTACGGTGCCCTGAGGCGCAATGCTGTGCCATGCGGACGCCGCGGCCAGTCCTACTACAACTGCCAAAACAGGCAGAGAGCCAACCCTTACCAGCGCGGCTGCACCATCATCACCCGCTGCGCCAGACGCTGA
- the LOC18779511 gene encoding protein SMG7L isoform X2 produces the protein MTANSSFPLKDQREKQKFLIEVANTENQLWSLIHSKGLLHSEVKDLYRKVRSTYENLILSDRDQLELQDIEYSLWKLHYKRIDEFRKRIKGSFVNAENKKLAVPQNDNHVEGFKLFLSEAIEFYQNLIVKIRKRNRLPEESVFYRKGGNLTFAEQKKMQKCQFLCHRFLVCVGDLARYKEQYEKPDAQNRNWSVAATNYLEATVIWPDSGNPHNQLAVLAIYIGDEFLALYHCIRSLAVKEPFPDAQGNLILLFERSRSSHLFSLSSESHFDFLNPSERSILQTISKSSNHNMLKAEHNCYTDTKLWSVIIGTLSFFHIKSSEDEFPCAFASTMGELEALMALDDTKLKVTLESYQRMDSVRKGPFRALQVVSVLIFTIQNLIKIPEIKESRDKNDVQQKELTQWALTATFIFMGCFVERCLKAGATETCPLLPAVLVFVEWLVIILDGAEMHGVDEKSRSAMSYFFGAFVDLLKRFNVNEDEAKYAEVTPLWEDYELRGFVPVAYAHASLDFSSRWEYIDKFDTAIDCRAQRIINAAIKIADKSIGSQKWIVYDKPGREFSKVYRAESNEYPELERLESNNSDVNQKVPSQPIHEAPEECEKQMIAGDNSSSNGKSVTIEDEEVILFRPLARHNSAPLKISSALNDPTPTKDMGDHSVPSDECLRRATSLLIAQNQAQIDPLSFHADITNFTRSQQKPGVQDRVAQPFWETPITAGPPSLSAWVLDGGNMSNNREKSTSGSGKHGSRLSPIEEIASESLDGLSISENGFASIQPSSSTYTAPVPSAPLLPDDADWFNGGSQSSFIDCESSGGISMTDNVRDASHSPIGSYPKWTATQGLPDYSPSTPGFMDKYPPWHRMTSSEWLRQYRESLNLGHHAWPNSLHPPANPGNLHDYDTYRFHHINRWGNHAASNPAMHTNNPTLRPAFPPDYGDADGQRREKLFPGYQRTSPYGCGAVTDLKNEQRPLLQYLKEMERQLQLDPTARGPTYMNN, from the exons aTGACGGCTAATTCATCTTTTCCCCTCAAAGATCAGAGAGAAAAGCAAAAGTTTTTGATTGAG GTTGCAAACACAGAAAATCAGTTGTGGTCACTGATCCATTCCAAAGGTCTATTGCACTCTGAGGTTAAGGACTTGTACCGCAAAGTGCGATCTACTTATGAGAATCTCATTCTGAGTGATCGTGACCAGTTGGAACTTCAGGACATCGAGTATTCTTTGTGGAAGCTTCACTATAAGCGTATTGATGAGTTTCGTAAAAGAATAAAGGGAAGTTTTGTTAatgcagaaaacaaaaaattggcgGTGCCACAAAATGATAATCATGTAGAAGGATTTAAACTCTTTCTATCAGAAGCAATTGAATTCTACCAAAATTTGATTGTGAAAATTAGAAAACGTAACAGGCTCCCAGAAGAGTCTGTGTTCTATAGAAAGGGAGGCAACCTTACCTTTGCAGAACAGAAGAAGATGCAGAAATGCCAATTTTTGTGCCATCGGTTTTTGGTATGTGTTGGGGATCTTGCTAGATACAAagaacaatatgaaaaaccTGATGCTCAAAACCGAAATTGGTCAGTTGCAGCCACCAACTATTTGGAAGCAACAGTAATTTGGCCAGATAGTGGAAACCCACACAATCAG TTAGCTGTATTGGCAATATATATTGGTGATGAATTCCTCGCTTTGTACCACTGCATAAGAAGTTTAGCTGTTAAAGAACCTTTTCCTGATGCCCAGGGTAACCTCATCCTACTGTTTGAAAGG AGCAGGTCATctcatttattttctctttcaagTGAGTCCcactttgatttcttaaatCCATCTGAAAGAAGCATTCTTCAGACTATTTCAAAGTCAAGCAATCATAATATGCTGAAAGCTGAACATAATTGCTATACGGATACAAAGTTATGGTCTGTTATTATTGGAACGTTAAGTTTCTTTCACATAAAATCAAG TGAGGACGAATTTCCTTGTGCTTTTGCATCTACTATGGGAGAGTTGGAGGCATTGATGGCACTAGATgatacaaaattaaaagtcACATTGGAGTCATACCAGCGTATGGATTCAGTTAGAAAAGGCCCTTTCCGAGCACTCCAAGTTGTTTCTGTACTAATCTTTACCATACAGAATCTAATTAAGATCCCAGAAATAAAAGAATCAAGAGACAAAAATGATGTGCAGCAGAAAGAGCTGACACAATGGGCATTGACTGCAACATTCATTTTCATGGGATGCTTTGTTGAAAGATGTTTGAAGGCTGGTGCAACAGAGACTTGCCCCCTTCTACCAGCTGTGCTTGTTTTTGTGGAGTGGTTGGTCATTATTCTTGATGGGGCAGAAATGCATGGGGTTGATGAAAAAAGCAGAAGTGCTATGTCTTACTTTTTCGGTGCATTTGTTGATCTTCTAAAGCGATTTAACGTCAATGAGGATGAGGCCAAGTATGCAGAAGTTACTCCTCTGTGGGAAGACTATGAGCTGAGGGGGTTTGTACCAGTAGCTTATGCACATGCATCACTAGATTTCTCATCTCGTTGGGAATATATAGACAAATTTGACACTGCAATTGATTGTCGTGCTCAGCGCATCATCAATGCTGCAATTAAAATTGCAGACAAATCAATTGGTTCTCAAAAGTGGATTGTTTATGACAAACCTGGAAGAGAATTTAGCAAAGTCTATAGGGCAGAGTCAAATGAATATCCAGAACTAGAAAGATTGGAGTCCAACAACTCTGATGTTAATCAGAAAGTGCCCAGTCAGCCTATTCATGAAGCACCAGAAGAATGTGAGAAACAGATGATTGCtggggacaattcaagttctaaTGGAAAATCTGTTACTATCGAAGATGAAGAAGTTATTCTGTTCAGGCCTCTTGCTAGACATAATTCAGCACCACTCAAGATTTCCTCAGCTTTAAATGATCCAACCCCTACAAAAGATATGGGGGATCACAGTGTACCTTCTGATGAATGCTTGCGCCGTGCTACGTCACTTCTTATCGCTCAAAACCAGGCTCAGATTGATCCTTTATCTTTTCATGCCGACATAACTAATTTTACGCGCAGCCAGCAGAAGCCTGGTGTACAGGATAGAGTTGCACAGCCATTTTGGGAAACTCCAATCACTGCTGGGCCTCCCTCGCTTAGTGCTTGGGTCCTTGATGGAGGAAATATGAGCAACAATAGGGAGAAAAGCACAAGTGGCAGTGGGAAACATGGCTCAAGGTTGAGCCCTATTGAGGAAATAGCTTCAGAATCTTTGGATGGTCTGTCCATCAGTGAAAATGGATTTGCAAGCATCCAACCCTCTTCATCTACTTATACAGCTCCTGTGCCTTCTGCCCCTCTATTGCCAGATGATGCTGATTGGTTTAATGGTGGAAGTCAATCTAGTTTTATCGACTGCGAAAGCTCTGGGGGGATTAGCATGACAGATAATGTCCGTGATGCATCGCATTCGCCCATAGGCAGCTATCCAAAATGGACTGCAACTCAAGGGCTTCCAGATTATAGTCCTAGCACTCCAGGCTTCATGGATAAATACCCACCTTGGCATCGAATGACTTCATCAGAATGGCTCCGTCAGTACAGAGAAAGTCTCAACCTTGGCCATCATGCATGGCCAAATTCTCTTCATCCTCCTGCCAACCCTGGAAACTTGCATGATTACGATACTTACAGGTTTCATCATATCAACCGTTGGGGAAATCATGCGGCTTCTAATCCGGCAATGCACACGAACAACCCTACATTGCGTCCGGCCTTTCCTCCAGATTATGGTGATGCAGATGGGCAAAGAAGGGAGAAGCTTTTTCCTGGTTACCAGAGGACAAGCCCCTACGGTTGTGGTGCTGTGACAGACCTTAAAAATGAGCAGAGGCCTCTTCTGCAGTACCTTAAGGAGATGGAAAGGCAACTGCAGCTGGATCCTACTGCCAGAGGTCCTACTTATATGAACAACTGA
- the LOC18779511 gene encoding protein SMG7L isoform X1 yields the protein MTANSSFPLKDQREKQKFLIEVANTENQLWSLIHSKGLLHSEVKDLYRKVRSTYENLILSDRDQLELQDIEYSLWKLHYKRIDEFRKRIKGSFVNAENKKLAVPQNDNHVEGFKLFLSEAIEFYQNLIVKIRKRNRLPEESVFYRKGGNLTFAEQKKMQKCQFLCHRFLVCVGDLARYKEQYEKPDAQNRNWSVAATNYLEATVIWPDSGNPHNQLAVLAIYIGDEFLALYHCIRSLAVKEPFPDAQGNLILLFERFSFASYILQSRSSHLFSLSSESHFDFLNPSERSILQTISKSSNHNMLKAEHNCYTDTKLWSVIIGTLSFFHIKSSEDEFPCAFASTMGELEALMALDDTKLKVTLESYQRMDSVRKGPFRALQVVSVLIFTIQNLIKIPEIKESRDKNDVQQKELTQWALTATFIFMGCFVERCLKAGATETCPLLPAVLVFVEWLVIILDGAEMHGVDEKSRSAMSYFFGAFVDLLKRFNVNEDEAKYAEVTPLWEDYELRGFVPVAYAHASLDFSSRWEYIDKFDTAIDCRAQRIINAAIKIADKSIGSQKWIVYDKPGREFSKVYRAESNEYPELERLESNNSDVNQKVPSQPIHEAPEECEKQMIAGDNSSSNGKSVTIEDEEVILFRPLARHNSAPLKISSALNDPTPTKDMGDHSVPSDECLRRATSLLIAQNQAQIDPLSFHADITNFTRSQQKPGVQDRVAQPFWETPITAGPPSLSAWVLDGGNMSNNREKSTSGSGKHGSRLSPIEEIASESLDGLSISENGFASIQPSSSTYTAPVPSAPLLPDDADWFNGGSQSSFIDCESSGGISMTDNVRDASHSPIGSYPKWTATQGLPDYSPSTPGFMDKYPPWHRMTSSEWLRQYRESLNLGHHAWPNSLHPPANPGNLHDYDTYRFHHINRWGNHAASNPAMHTNNPTLRPAFPPDYGDADGQRREKLFPGYQRTSPYGCGAVTDLKNEQRPLLQYLKEMERQLQLDPTARGPTYMNN from the exons aTGACGGCTAATTCATCTTTTCCCCTCAAAGATCAGAGAGAAAAGCAAAAGTTTTTGATTGAG GTTGCAAACACAGAAAATCAGTTGTGGTCACTGATCCATTCCAAAGGTCTATTGCACTCTGAGGTTAAGGACTTGTACCGCAAAGTGCGATCTACTTATGAGAATCTCATTCTGAGTGATCGTGACCAGTTGGAACTTCAGGACATCGAGTATTCTTTGTGGAAGCTTCACTATAAGCGTATTGATGAGTTTCGTAAAAGAATAAAGGGAAGTTTTGTTAatgcagaaaacaaaaaattggcgGTGCCACAAAATGATAATCATGTAGAAGGATTTAAACTCTTTCTATCAGAAGCAATTGAATTCTACCAAAATTTGATTGTGAAAATTAGAAAACGTAACAGGCTCCCAGAAGAGTCTGTGTTCTATAGAAAGGGAGGCAACCTTACCTTTGCAGAACAGAAGAAGATGCAGAAATGCCAATTTTTGTGCCATCGGTTTTTGGTATGTGTTGGGGATCTTGCTAGATACAAagaacaatatgaaaaaccTGATGCTCAAAACCGAAATTGGTCAGTTGCAGCCACCAACTATTTGGAAGCAACAGTAATTTGGCCAGATAGTGGAAACCCACACAATCAG TTAGCTGTATTGGCAATATATATTGGTGATGAATTCCTCGCTTTGTACCACTGCATAAGAAGTTTAGCTGTTAAAGAACCTTTTCCTGATGCCCAGGGTAACCTCATCCTACTGTTTGAAAGG TTCTCATTTGCTTCTTATATCTTGCAGAGCAGGTCATctcatttattttctctttcaagTGAGTCCcactttgatttcttaaatCCATCTGAAAGAAGCATTCTTCAGACTATTTCAAAGTCAAGCAATCATAATATGCTGAAAGCTGAACATAATTGCTATACGGATACAAAGTTATGGTCTGTTATTATTGGAACGTTAAGTTTCTTTCACATAAAATCAAG TGAGGACGAATTTCCTTGTGCTTTTGCATCTACTATGGGAGAGTTGGAGGCATTGATGGCACTAGATgatacaaaattaaaagtcACATTGGAGTCATACCAGCGTATGGATTCAGTTAGAAAAGGCCCTTTCCGAGCACTCCAAGTTGTTTCTGTACTAATCTTTACCATACAGAATCTAATTAAGATCCCAGAAATAAAAGAATCAAGAGACAAAAATGATGTGCAGCAGAAAGAGCTGACACAATGGGCATTGACTGCAACATTCATTTTCATGGGATGCTTTGTTGAAAGATGTTTGAAGGCTGGTGCAACAGAGACTTGCCCCCTTCTACCAGCTGTGCTTGTTTTTGTGGAGTGGTTGGTCATTATTCTTGATGGGGCAGAAATGCATGGGGTTGATGAAAAAAGCAGAAGTGCTATGTCTTACTTTTTCGGTGCATTTGTTGATCTTCTAAAGCGATTTAACGTCAATGAGGATGAGGCCAAGTATGCAGAAGTTACTCCTCTGTGGGAAGACTATGAGCTGAGGGGGTTTGTACCAGTAGCTTATGCACATGCATCACTAGATTTCTCATCTCGTTGGGAATATATAGACAAATTTGACACTGCAATTGATTGTCGTGCTCAGCGCATCATCAATGCTGCAATTAAAATTGCAGACAAATCAATTGGTTCTCAAAAGTGGATTGTTTATGACAAACCTGGAAGAGAATTTAGCAAAGTCTATAGGGCAGAGTCAAATGAATATCCAGAACTAGAAAGATTGGAGTCCAACAACTCTGATGTTAATCAGAAAGTGCCCAGTCAGCCTATTCATGAAGCACCAGAAGAATGTGAGAAACAGATGATTGCtggggacaattcaagttctaaTGGAAAATCTGTTACTATCGAAGATGAAGAAGTTATTCTGTTCAGGCCTCTTGCTAGACATAATTCAGCACCACTCAAGATTTCCTCAGCTTTAAATGATCCAACCCCTACAAAAGATATGGGGGATCACAGTGTACCTTCTGATGAATGCTTGCGCCGTGCTACGTCACTTCTTATCGCTCAAAACCAGGCTCAGATTGATCCTTTATCTTTTCATGCCGACATAACTAATTTTACGCGCAGCCAGCAGAAGCCTGGTGTACAGGATAGAGTTGCACAGCCATTTTGGGAAACTCCAATCACTGCTGGGCCTCCCTCGCTTAGTGCTTGGGTCCTTGATGGAGGAAATATGAGCAACAATAGGGAGAAAAGCACAAGTGGCAGTGGGAAACATGGCTCAAGGTTGAGCCCTATTGAGGAAATAGCTTCAGAATCTTTGGATGGTCTGTCCATCAGTGAAAATGGATTTGCAAGCATCCAACCCTCTTCATCTACTTATACAGCTCCTGTGCCTTCTGCCCCTCTATTGCCAGATGATGCTGATTGGTTTAATGGTGGAAGTCAATCTAGTTTTATCGACTGCGAAAGCTCTGGGGGGATTAGCATGACAGATAATGTCCGTGATGCATCGCATTCGCCCATAGGCAGCTATCCAAAATGGACTGCAACTCAAGGGCTTCCAGATTATAGTCCTAGCACTCCAGGCTTCATGGATAAATACCCACCTTGGCATCGAATGACTTCATCAGAATGGCTCCGTCAGTACAGAGAAAGTCTCAACCTTGGCCATCATGCATGGCCAAATTCTCTTCATCCTCCTGCCAACCCTGGAAACTTGCATGATTACGATACTTACAGGTTTCATCATATCAACCGTTGGGGAAATCATGCGGCTTCTAATCCGGCAATGCACACGAACAACCCTACATTGCGTCCGGCCTTTCCTCCAGATTATGGTGATGCAGATGGGCAAAGAAGGGAGAAGCTTTTTCCTGGTTACCAGAGGACAAGCCCCTACGGTTGTGGTGCTGTGACAGACCTTAAAAATGAGCAGAGGCCTCTTCTGCAGTACCTTAAGGAGATGGAAAGGCAACTGCAGCTGGATCCTACTGCCAGAGGTCCTACTTATATGAACAACTGA
- the LOC18779511 gene encoding protein SMG7L isoform X3: protein MTANSSFPLKDQREKQKFLIEVANTENQLWSLIHSKGLLHSEVKDLYRKVRSTYENLILSDRDQLELQDIEYSLWKLHYKRIDEFRKRIKGSFVNAENKKLAVPQNDNHVEGFKLFLSEAIEFYQNLIVKIRKRNRLPEESVFYRKGGNLTFAEQKKMQKCQFLCHRFLVCVGDLARYKEQYEKPDAQNRNWSVAATNYLEATVIWPDSGNPHNQLAVLAIYIGDEFLALYHCIRSLAVKEPFPDAQGNLILLFERVISFIFSFNEDEFPCAFASTMGELEALMALDDTKLKVTLESYQRMDSVRKGPFRALQVVSVLIFTIQNLIKIPEIKESRDKNDVQQKELTQWALTATFIFMGCFVERCLKAGATETCPLLPAVLVFVEWLVIILDGAEMHGVDEKSRSAMSYFFGAFVDLLKRFNVNEDEAKYAEVTPLWEDYELRGFVPVAYAHASLDFSSRWEYIDKFDTAIDCRAQRIINAAIKIADKSIGSQKWIVYDKPGREFSKVYRAESNEYPELERLESNNSDVNQKVPSQPIHEAPEECEKQMIAGDNSSSNGKSVTIEDEEVILFRPLARHNSAPLKISSALNDPTPTKDMGDHSVPSDECLRRATSLLIAQNQAQIDPLSFHADITNFTRSQQKPGVQDRVAQPFWETPITAGPPSLSAWVLDGGNMSNNREKSTSGSGKHGSRLSPIEEIASESLDGLSISENGFASIQPSSSTYTAPVPSAPLLPDDADWFNGGSQSSFIDCESSGGISMTDNVRDASHSPIGSYPKWTATQGLPDYSPSTPGFMDKYPPWHRMTSSEWLRQYRESLNLGHHAWPNSLHPPANPGNLHDYDTYRFHHINRWGNHAASNPAMHTNNPTLRPAFPPDYGDADGQRREKLFPGYQRTSPYGCGAVTDLKNEQRPLLQYLKEMERQLQLDPTARGPTYMNN from the exons aTGACGGCTAATTCATCTTTTCCCCTCAAAGATCAGAGAGAAAAGCAAAAGTTTTTGATTGAG GTTGCAAACACAGAAAATCAGTTGTGGTCACTGATCCATTCCAAAGGTCTATTGCACTCTGAGGTTAAGGACTTGTACCGCAAAGTGCGATCTACTTATGAGAATCTCATTCTGAGTGATCGTGACCAGTTGGAACTTCAGGACATCGAGTATTCTTTGTGGAAGCTTCACTATAAGCGTATTGATGAGTTTCGTAAAAGAATAAAGGGAAGTTTTGTTAatgcagaaaacaaaaaattggcgGTGCCACAAAATGATAATCATGTAGAAGGATTTAAACTCTTTCTATCAGAAGCAATTGAATTCTACCAAAATTTGATTGTGAAAATTAGAAAACGTAACAGGCTCCCAGAAGAGTCTGTGTTCTATAGAAAGGGAGGCAACCTTACCTTTGCAGAACAGAAGAAGATGCAGAAATGCCAATTTTTGTGCCATCGGTTTTTGGTATGTGTTGGGGATCTTGCTAGATACAAagaacaatatgaaaaaccTGATGCTCAAAACCGAAATTGGTCAGTTGCAGCCACCAACTATTTGGAAGCAACAGTAATTTGGCCAGATAGTGGAAACCCACACAATCAG TTAGCTGTATTGGCAATATATATTGGTGATGAATTCCTCGCTTTGTACCACTGCATAAGAAGTTTAGCTGTTAAAGAACCTTTTCCTGATGCCCAGGGTAACCTCATCCTACTGTTTGAAAGG GTCATctcatttattttctctttcaa TGAGGACGAATTTCCTTGTGCTTTTGCATCTACTATGGGAGAGTTGGAGGCATTGATGGCACTAGATgatacaaaattaaaagtcACATTGGAGTCATACCAGCGTATGGATTCAGTTAGAAAAGGCCCTTTCCGAGCACTCCAAGTTGTTTCTGTACTAATCTTTACCATACAGAATCTAATTAAGATCCCAGAAATAAAAGAATCAAGAGACAAAAATGATGTGCAGCAGAAAGAGCTGACACAATGGGCATTGACTGCAACATTCATTTTCATGGGATGCTTTGTTGAAAGATGTTTGAAGGCTGGTGCAACAGAGACTTGCCCCCTTCTACCAGCTGTGCTTGTTTTTGTGGAGTGGTTGGTCATTATTCTTGATGGGGCAGAAATGCATGGGGTTGATGAAAAAAGCAGAAGTGCTATGTCTTACTTTTTCGGTGCATTTGTTGATCTTCTAAAGCGATTTAACGTCAATGAGGATGAGGCCAAGTATGCAGAAGTTACTCCTCTGTGGGAAGACTATGAGCTGAGGGGGTTTGTACCAGTAGCTTATGCACATGCATCACTAGATTTCTCATCTCGTTGGGAATATATAGACAAATTTGACACTGCAATTGATTGTCGTGCTCAGCGCATCATCAATGCTGCAATTAAAATTGCAGACAAATCAATTGGTTCTCAAAAGTGGATTGTTTATGACAAACCTGGAAGAGAATTTAGCAAAGTCTATAGGGCAGAGTCAAATGAATATCCAGAACTAGAAAGATTGGAGTCCAACAACTCTGATGTTAATCAGAAAGTGCCCAGTCAGCCTATTCATGAAGCACCAGAAGAATGTGAGAAACAGATGATTGCtggggacaattcaagttctaaTGGAAAATCTGTTACTATCGAAGATGAAGAAGTTATTCTGTTCAGGCCTCTTGCTAGACATAATTCAGCACCACTCAAGATTTCCTCAGCTTTAAATGATCCAACCCCTACAAAAGATATGGGGGATCACAGTGTACCTTCTGATGAATGCTTGCGCCGTGCTACGTCACTTCTTATCGCTCAAAACCAGGCTCAGATTGATCCTTTATCTTTTCATGCCGACATAACTAATTTTACGCGCAGCCAGCAGAAGCCTGGTGTACAGGATAGAGTTGCACAGCCATTTTGGGAAACTCCAATCACTGCTGGGCCTCCCTCGCTTAGTGCTTGGGTCCTTGATGGAGGAAATATGAGCAACAATAGGGAGAAAAGCACAAGTGGCAGTGGGAAACATGGCTCAAGGTTGAGCCCTATTGAGGAAATAGCTTCAGAATCTTTGGATGGTCTGTCCATCAGTGAAAATGGATTTGCAAGCATCCAACCCTCTTCATCTACTTATACAGCTCCTGTGCCTTCTGCCCCTCTATTGCCAGATGATGCTGATTGGTTTAATGGTGGAAGTCAATCTAGTTTTATCGACTGCGAAAGCTCTGGGGGGATTAGCATGACAGATAATGTCCGTGATGCATCGCATTCGCCCATAGGCAGCTATCCAAAATGGACTGCAACTCAAGGGCTTCCAGATTATAGTCCTAGCACTCCAGGCTTCATGGATAAATACCCACCTTGGCATCGAATGACTTCATCAGAATGGCTCCGTCAGTACAGAGAAAGTCTCAACCTTGGCCATCATGCATGGCCAAATTCTCTTCATCCTCCTGCCAACCCTGGAAACTTGCATGATTACGATACTTACAGGTTTCATCATATCAACCGTTGGGGAAATCATGCGGCTTCTAATCCGGCAATGCACACGAACAACCCTACATTGCGTCCGGCCTTTCCTCCAGATTATGGTGATGCAGATGGGCAAAGAAGGGAGAAGCTTTTTCCTGGTTACCAGAGGACAAGCCCCTACGGTTGTGGTGCTGTGACAGACCTTAAAAATGAGCAGAGGCCTCTTCTGCAGTACCTTAAGGAGATGGAAAGGCAACTGCAGCTGGATCCTACTGCCAGAGGTCCTACTTATATGAACAACTGA
- the LOC18778663 gene encoding non-classical arabinogalactan protein 31, whose translation MGFGEAKALVFVQLSVLLLSCFTVFGNVIDVLPPSSPPHHHVHYSHPVASPAHPPTHHHHHHHPHPHPHPPTASPVHPPVHSPTHSPVHPPTHSPVHPPTHSPVHPPSHHHHHGYPPAHPPTHVPVQPPSHPPTHHAPPAHPPIQSPSHPPVHPPQFPPKKPFPRSFVAVQGVVYCKSCKYSGVDTLLGASPVLGATIKLQCNNTKYPLVVKTNTDKNGYFFITAPKTITTFGAHKCKVFLVSSPSATCSKPSDLHAGLSGAVLRPQKPFMSKKLPFLLYNVGPFAFEPKCH comes from the exons atggGTTTTGGTGAAGCTAAAGCTCTAGTCTTTGTGCAGCTCTCAGTTCTTCTACTGAGTTGCTTCACTGTGTTTGGAAATGTAATTGATGTTTTACCCCCAAGCTCTCCTCCCCACCACCATGTTCACTATTCACACCCAGTAGCTTCCCCTGCACACCCACCAacacaccaccaccaccaccaccacccacaCCCACACCCACACCCTCCTACTGCCTCCCCGGTTCACCCACCGGTTCACTCTCCAACCCATTCACCGGTCCACCCTCCAACCCATTCACCAGTTCACCCTCCAACCCATTCCCCGGTCCACCCACcaagccaccaccaccaccatggcTACCCACCGGCTCACCCTCCTACTCACGTCCCAGTTCAACCCCCGAGTCACCCTCCAACCCACCATGCACCACCGGCTCACCCACCGATTCAGAGCCCAAGCCACCCCCCGGTTCACCCTCCGCAGTTCCCGCCTAAGAAACCTTTCCCAAGAAGCTTTGTAGCGGTGCAAGGCGTTGTTTACTGCAAGTCTTGCAAATACTCCGGCGTTGACACCCTCTTGGGCGCCTCCCCTGTTCTTG GAGCTACTATCAAGCTACAGTGCAACAACACCAAGTACCCATTGGTTGTGAAAACCAACACAGACAAAAATGGCTACTTTTTCATCACAGCACCCAAGACCATCACCACATTCGGAGCTCACAAGTGCAAGGTCTTCCTCGTCTCATCACCCTCTGCCACTTGCTCTAAGCCCTCTGATCTCCATGCCGGTTTGAGTGGTGCAGTCTTGAGGCCACAGAAGCCTTTCATGTCCAAGAAACTCCCATTCCTTCTCTACAATGTTGGCCCATTTGCCTTTGAGCCCAAATGCCATTAG